One region of Jeotgalibacillus aurantiacus genomic DNA includes:
- a CDS encoding isochorismatase family protein, translated as MKHALIVIDAQQELIEGNEQEAGIVNKELLIKNINFVIQKALDAESKIIFICDKDVANGEGDGFEVHQDINIPQGAVKFEKYATNSFHGTPLLEYLKEQEIGHLVIAGCKTEHCIDTAVRTATINGFDVTLVGDAHSTSDSAALSGEQIIAHHNSTLHGHYNVEHFSLVRQSSEELFTPTHDEYR; from the coding sequence TTGAAACATGCTTTAATCGTCATTGATGCCCAGCAGGAGCTGATTGAAGGAAATGAACAGGAAGCTGGCATTGTAAATAAGGAATTATTGATCAAAAATATCAACTTTGTCATTCAAAAGGCGCTTGATGCTGAAAGTAAGATTATTTTTATCTGTGATAAAGATGTAGCCAATGGAGAGGGAGATGGGTTCGAGGTACATCAGGACATTAACATTCCGCAAGGGGCAGTGAAATTCGAAAAATATGCAACGAATTCATTTCACGGGACGCCTTTGCTTGAGTATTTGAAGGAGCAGGAAATTGGCCACCTCGTCATTGCCGGCTGCAAAACGGAGCATTGTATTGATACTGCTGTTCGCACTGCTACCATTAATGGGTTCGATGTCACCTTAGTGGGAGATGCCCATTCTACATCAGATTCAGCTGCCTTATCTGGTGAACAGATTATTGCGCATCATAATTCGACACTCCATGGACACTATAACGTTGAACACTTTTCTCTTGTCCGTCAGTCGTCTGAAGAATTGTTTACTCCGACACACGATGAATATCGTTAA